Part of the Tenacibaculum sp. SZ-18 genome, TGTATATACATATAGTTTTGAGCACTATTCTTTAATTAAACTTCTGGAAATTACAATTTTTTGAATTTCAGAAGTTCCCTCATAAATCTGAGTAATTTTTGCATCACGCATTAAACGCTCAACGTGGTATTCTTTAACGAAACCATTTCCACCGTGAATTTGTACAGCTTCAACAGTGTGTTCCATGGCTACTTTAGAAGCATATAATTTTGCCATAGCTCCCGAACGATCGTAATTGTTACCAGCGTCTTTATCACAAGCAGATTGCATTACTAAATGACGAGCAGCTGTAATATCAGTATACATATCTGCTAATTTAAACGCGATTGCTTGATGATTGCAAATCTCCGTTCCAAAAGCTTTACGCTCTTTAGAATATTTTAATGCTAATTCGTATGCTCCTGAGGCAATACCGAGTGCTTGAGCAGCAATACCAATACGTCCCCCTGATAAAGTTTTCATTGCGAATTTAAATCCAAATCCATCTTCACCAATTCTATTTTCTTTAGGAACTTTTACATCATTAAACTGTAAAGTATGTGTGTCAGAACCACGAATTCCTAACTTATCTTCTTTAGGGCCAATATGGAATCCTTCCATACCTTTTTCAACGATAAAAGCGTTAATTCCTCTGTGTCCTTTTGCTCTATCTGTTTGAGCAATTACTAAGTATACATCAGAGCGTCCTCCATTTGTAATCCAGTTTTTAGTTCCGTTTAATAAATAGTAATCTCCTTTATCTTCAGCCGTAGTTGCTTGTGATGTTGCATCAGATCCAGCTTCTGGTTCACTTAAACAAAAGGCACCAATAGATTCACCAGTAGCTAACTTTGTTAAATATTTTTGTTTTTGTTCTTCAGTTCCATATGCTTCTATACCGTAACATACTAAAGAGTTGTTTACAGATACCATTACAGAAGCAGAAGCGTCTATTTTAGAAAGCTCTTCCATAATTAATACGTAAGAAATAGTATCCATTCCGCTTCCTCCATATTTTGGATCTACCATTATACCCATAAATCCAAGTTCTCCCATTTTACGAACTAATTCGTCTGGAAATTCTTGTTTTTCATCTCTTTCAATAACACCTGGTAGTAATTCATTTTGTGCAAAGTCGCGAGCTGCATCACGTATCATTAAATGCTCTTCTGTAAGATTAAAATCCATTCTAAATCGTTGTAGTTATAAATTATTCTTAAAAAACGTCCCCAAAGATAGTCCTTTCATATGATTTTTTCAAAAGCTTTTATAATTTTACATTATGCAGAATCAGTATAAATATGTGATCGGATTAATGTCTGGAACTTCGCTTGATGGATTAGATTTAGTTTACGTGAAATTTAATCAAAAAAACTACAAAGATTTTCAAATTCTTCAGAGTTCAACAAAATCATATTCAGTTTATTGGAAGGAAACATTACAACATGCAATTTATAAGTCAAAAGAGGATTTAGATCGGATAGATATTGAATATGGTCATCTTCTAGGAGAAATGACAAATGAGTTCATTAATAAACATAATATTAGTGTTGTTGATTTTATTGCTTCACATGGACATACAGTTTTTCATCAACCAGATAAAGGAATCACATTTCAAATAGGAGATGGACAAAAAATAGCTGATGTTACAAGTTGTAAAGTAATCTGTGATTTTAGAACTCAAGACGTTCAATTAAAAGGACAAGGAGCTCCTTTAGTGCCAATTGGTGACGAGCTGTTATTTTCAGATTATGATATTTGTTTAAATCTAGGGGGTTTTGCAAATGTTTCTTTTAAACGAGATAATAAAAGAATCGCTTTTGATATTTGCCCTGTAAACATTGTGATGAATCACTACACCAAGAAAATTGGTTTAGAGTATGATAAAGGAGGAAAAATAGCTGCTAGAGGAAAAATTAATGAGGAATTATTAAAGGAATTAAATTCCTTAGCGTATTATAAAAAAAATCCTCCTAAGTCTTTAGGTTTAGAATGGGTTCAACAAATTGTATTCCCTACAATAAACAAATTGGAAACAGATATTCCTTCAATTTTAAGAACATTTATCGCACATGCTGCGGAACAAATTGGTAAGGTTTTTGATAAGTCAGAAAAGGTTTTAGCGACAGGTGGAGGAGCTTATAATAGTTTTTTGATAATGGAAATTGAACGATTTTATAATAAGAGAATTAAAATGGCTGATGCAGATATTATTGAGTTTAAAGAAGCTTTAATATTCGCATTTTTGGGTTTACTGAAGGAGAACAATGAAATTAATTGCTTGAGTTCGGTTACTGGAGCTGTAAAAGATCATTCCTCAGGTGAAGTTTTCTTGCCACAAAGCATAAAAAGTGTTCAGAATGAATAGTAAATATGAATGAAATTAAAAACTATGGAAAGTTTTTTTAAAAAAAGTTTCTACAGTAAACTGTCACCAAAATAATAAGAAATAATAATTCATACCATTTCATTAATAATGTATTGATATTTGTAATACTTAACGACTTTTTTTTTGGTAAGTTTGCCAGATAAGATAAAAATTTAAAAAAAATAGAAATGACGCAACTTTAGCTTACATGATTTAAAAATAATAAAACACACGAACTAACGATTAAACAAACCTTAATTTATTTTAAATCATGAAAGAATTATTAAAAAAATACGAAGAAAAACAACCAGAAATAGTTTTTAATTGGAAAGACTCAGAAACAGAGGCCGAAGGATGGACGGTAATCAATTCATTACGTGGAGGAGCTGCAGGAGGTGGAACAAGAATGCGTAAAGGATTAGATAAATATGAAGTAATGTCGCTTGCAAAAACAATGGAAGTTAAATTTACTGTTTCTGGTCCAGCTATTGGAGGTGCAAAATCAGGTATCAACTTCGATCCACAGGATCCACGAAAAGAAGGAGTCTTGAGAAGATGGTATAATGCTGTAGCCCCTTTATTAAAAAATTATTATGGTACTGGTGGTGATTTAAACGTGG contains:
- a CDS encoding acyl-CoA dehydrogenase, which gives rise to MDFNLTEEHLMIRDAARDFAQNELLPGVIERDEKQEFPDELVRKMGELGFMGIMVDPKYGGSGMDTISYVLIMEELSKIDASASVMVSVNNSLVCYGIEAYGTEEQKQKYLTKLATGESIGAFCLSEPEAGSDATSQATTAEDKGDYYLLNGTKNWITNGGRSDVYLVIAQTDRAKGHRGINAFIVEKGMEGFHIGPKEDKLGIRGSDTHTLQFNDVKVPKENRIGEDGFGFKFAMKTLSGGRIGIAAQALGIASGAYELALKYSKERKAFGTEICNHQAIAFKLADMYTDITAARHLVMQSACDKDAGNNYDRSGAMAKLYASKVAMEHTVEAVQIHGGNGFVKEYHVERLMRDAKITQIYEGTSEIQKIVISRSLIKE
- a CDS encoding anhydro-N-acetylmuramic acid kinase; amino-acid sequence: MQNQYKYVIGLMSGTSLDGLDLVYVKFNQKNYKDFQILQSSTKSYSVYWKETLQHAIYKSKEDLDRIDIEYGHLLGEMTNEFINKHNISVVDFIASHGHTVFHQPDKGITFQIGDGQKIADVTSCKVICDFRTQDVQLKGQGAPLVPIGDELLFSDYDICLNLGGFANVSFKRDNKRIAFDICPVNIVMNHYTKKIGLEYDKGGKIAARGKINEELLKELNSLAYYKKNPPKSLGLEWVQQIVFPTINKLETDIPSILRTFIAHAAEQIGKVFDKSEKVLATGGGAYNSFLIMEIERFYNKRIKMADADIIEFKEALIFAFLGLLKENNEINCLSSVTGAVKDHSSGEVFLPQSIKSVQNE